A portion of the Pseudomonas sp. GR 6-02 genome contains these proteins:
- a CDS encoding Na+/H+ antiporter subunit G, with amino-acid sequence MNAELSLWVEIPVAILLVLSSLFALIGAVGLLRMKDYFQRMHPPALASTLGAWCVALASIIYFSALKSEPVLHAWLIPILLSITMPVTTLLLARAALFRKRMAGDDVPAEVSSRRTEPGS; translated from the coding sequence ATGAACGCTGAACTGTCTTTGTGGGTGGAAATACCGGTGGCGATTCTGCTGGTGCTCAGCAGTCTGTTTGCACTGATCGGCGCGGTCGGGCTGCTGCGGATGAAGGATTACTTCCAGCGCATGCACCCACCGGCGCTGGCCTCGACTTTGGGCGCGTGGTGTGTGGCTCTGGCTTCGATCATTTACTTTTCGGCGCTCAAGTCGGAGCCGGTGTTGCATGCCTGGCTGATTCCGATTCTGTTATCGATCACGATGCCGGTGACCACGCTGCTGCTGGCCCGGGCGGCACTGTTCCGCAAGCGCATGGCGGGGGATGATGTGCCGGCGGAAGTGAGTAGTCGGCGCACGGAACCCGGGAGTTAG
- a CDS encoding K+/H+ antiporter subunit F — protein sequence MSALLSNAILLSLFISSLAMILTLIRLFKGPSAQDRVLALDYLYIIAMLMMLALGIRYASDTYFEAALLIALFGFVGSFALAKFLLRGEVIE from the coding sequence ATGAGCGCATTGCTGTCGAACGCGATCCTGCTGAGCCTGTTCATCTCTTCGCTGGCGATGATTCTGACCCTGATCCGCCTGTTCAAGGGCCCGTCAGCCCAGGACCGGGTTCTGGCCCTGGATTACCTGTACATCATCGCCATGCTGATGATGCTCGCGCTGGGCATTCGTTATGCCAGTGACACTTACTTCGAGGCGGCGCTGCTGATCGCCCTGTTCGGCTTCGTCGGCTCGTTTGCCCTGGCCAAATTCCTGTTGCGTGGCGAGGTGATCGAATGA
- a CDS encoding Na+/H+ antiporter subunit E, protein MKRLFPAPWLSLSLWLLWLLLNLSMSPGNVLLGAVLGLCAPLMMRKLRPLPIRIRRPGVILRLFLLVGRDVLVSNLAVAWGVLNAGRRAPRSRFIKVPLDLRDANGLAALSIICTVIPGTVWSELALDRSILLLHVFDLDDEGPFIQHFKATYERPLMEIFE, encoded by the coding sequence ATGAAGCGTCTGTTTCCTGCGCCGTGGTTGTCACTGTCCTTGTGGCTGCTCTGGCTGCTGTTGAACCTGTCGATGAGCCCCGGCAATGTGCTGTTGGGCGCGGTATTGGGCCTCTGTGCCCCACTGATGATGCGCAAGTTGCGGCCGTTGCCGATCCGCATTCGTCGCCCAGGGGTGATTTTGCGTTTGTTCTTGCTGGTCGGGCGCGATGTGCTGGTGTCCAACCTCGCCGTGGCCTGGGGCGTGCTCAATGCCGGGCGGCGTGCGCCTCGCTCGCGGTTCATCAAGGTGCCGCTGGACTTGCGCGATGCCAACGGTCTGGCGGCGCTGTCGATCATCTGCACGGTGATTCCCGGCACGGTCTGGTCGGAACTGGCGCTGGATCGCAGCATTCTGTTGCTGCACGTTTTCGATCTGGATGACGAAGGCCCATTCATCCAGCACTTCAAGGCGACCTACGAGCGCCCCTTGATGGAGATCTTCGAATGA
- a CDS encoding monovalent cation/H+ antiporter subunit D: MMAMTHLIVAPILLPLLTAAVMLMLGEKHRPLKAKINLFSSLLGLGIAVMLLQWTQTTGVPGSIGVYLPGNWQAPFGIVLVVDRLSALMLVLTGIIGVSALLFAMARWDGAGSSFHALFQIQLMGLYGAFLTADLFNLFVFFEVLLAASYGLMLHGSGRPRVSSGLHYISINLLASSLFLIGAALIYGVTGTLNMADLALKIPLVPEADRGLLHAGAAILAVAFLAKAGMWPLNFWLVPAYSAASAPVAAMFAIMTKVGVYTLLRLWTLLFSGQAGASAYFGGDWLIYGGMATIVCAAVAILAAQRLERMASLSILVSAGILLSAIGFAQPNLIGAALFYLVSSTLALSALFLLAELIERSRSANEMPLDDDGELLPRPLESLQPPKGFNLDDDQKAVVGQVIPWTMAFLGLSFIACALLIIGMPPLSGFIGKLSLLSALLNPLGLGHGSDEPVSNGAWGLLALLILSGLASLIAFSRVGIQRFWTPQERPSPLLRRLECVPIMVLLGLSIALTFKAEPLLRYTQAAAQALNNPQQYVMAVLGTRAVPSPEARAALVEVQP; encoded by the coding sequence ATGATGGCGATGACTCACCTGATCGTTGCACCGATTCTGCTGCCGCTGCTGACCGCCGCCGTGATGCTGATGCTGGGCGAGAAACACCGCCCGCTAAAGGCCAAGATCAATCTGTTCTCCAGCCTGTTGGGGCTGGGCATTGCCGTAATGCTGCTGCAATGGACGCAGACCACCGGTGTGCCCGGCTCCATCGGTGTGTACCTGCCGGGCAACTGGCAGGCGCCGTTCGGCATTGTGCTGGTGGTTGATCGCCTGTCGGCGTTGATGCTGGTGCTGACCGGGATCATCGGCGTCAGCGCCCTGCTGTTCGCCATGGCCCGCTGGGACGGCGCCGGTTCGAGTTTCCACGCACTGTTCCAGATTCAGTTGATGGGCCTGTACGGCGCCTTCCTCACGGCGGACCTGTTCAACCTGTTCGTGTTTTTCGAAGTGCTGCTCGCCGCCTCTTACGGGCTGATGTTGCACGGTTCGGGCCGGCCGCGGGTGTCGTCGGGGTTGCATTACATCTCGATCAACCTGCTGGCCTCGTCGCTGTTCCTGATTGGCGCGGCGCTGATTTACGGCGTCACCGGCACGCTGAACATGGCCGATCTGGCGCTGAAAATCCCGCTGGTGCCGGAAGCCGATCGCGGCCTGCTGCATGCCGGCGCGGCGATTCTGGCAGTGGCGTTCCTGGCCAAGGCTGGCATGTGGCCGCTGAACTTCTGGCTGGTGCCGGCGTACTCCGCAGCCAGCGCGCCGGTAGCGGCGATGTTCGCGATCATGACCAAGGTCGGCGTCTACACCCTGCTACGCCTGTGGACGCTGCTGTTCTCCGGCCAGGCCGGGGCCTCTGCGTACTTCGGCGGCGACTGGCTGATCTACGGCGGCATGGCGACCATCGTCTGCGCCGCCGTGGCGATCCTCGCCGCGCAACGCCTGGAGCGCATGGCCAGCCTGAGCATCCTGGTGTCGGCAGGCATTTTGTTGTCGGCCATCGGTTTCGCCCAGCCGAACCTGATCGGCGCGGCGCTGTTTTACCTGGTCAGCTCGACCCTGGCCTTGAGCGCGCTGTTCCTGCTGGCGGAGTTGATCGAGCGTTCGCGTTCGGCCAACGAAATGCCACTGGACGATGACGGCGAGCTGCTGCCACGGCCCCTGGAATCCTTGCAGCCGCCCAAAGGCTTCAACCTCGATGACGACCAGAAAGCCGTGGTCGGTCAGGTGATTCCCTGGACCATGGCCTTCCTCGGCCTGAGCTTCATCGCCTGCGCTTTATTGATTATCGGCATGCCGCCGCTCTCCGGTTTTATCGGCAAACTCAGCCTGCTCAGCGCCCTGCTCAACCCGCTGGGCCTGGGTCATGGCAGCGACGAGCCAGTATCGAACGGCGCGTGGGGGTTGCTGGCGTTGTTGATCCTGTCCGGATTGGCCTCGTTGATCGCTTTCTCGCGTGTGGGTATCCAGCGTTTCTGGACCCCGCAAGAGCGACCGTCGCCTTTGCTGCGCCGCCTGGAGTGCGTGCCGATCATGGTTCTGCTGGGGCTGAGCATTGCGCTGACGTTCAAGGCTGAACCGCTGTTGCGCTACACCCAGGCCGCCGCTCAAGCATTGAATAACCCTCAGCAATACGTGATGGCGGTGCTCGGCACCCGTGCGGTGCCGAGCCCTGAAGCCAGGGCAGCACTGGTGGAGGTGCAACCATGA
- a CDS encoding Na+/H+ antiporter subunit C has product MEEVIAIAIGVLAASGVWLILRPRTFQVVMGLCLLSYGVNLFIFSMGSLFIGKEPNIKDGVPQDLLHYTDPLPQALVLTAIVISFAMTALFLVVLLASRGLTGTDHVDGREPKE; this is encoded by the coding sequence ATGGAAGAAGTCATCGCAATCGCCATCGGTGTGCTGGCCGCGTCCGGCGTATGGCTGATCCTGCGGCCACGGACGTTCCAGGTGGTCATGGGCCTGTGCCTGCTGTCCTATGGCGTCAACCTGTTCATCTTCAGCATGGGCAGCCTGTTCATCGGCAAGGAGCCGAACATCAAGGACGGCGTGCCTCAGGATTTGCTGCACTACACCGACCCGCTGCCGCAGGCGCTGGTGCTGACCGCAATCGTCATCAGTTTCGCCATGACCGCGCTGTTCCTGGTGGTGCTGCTCGCCTCCCGGGGCCTGACCGGCACTGACCATGTGGATGGCCGGGAGCCTAAAGAATGA
- a CDS encoding monovalent cation/H+ antiporter subunit A encodes MSLIVLLLLPFIGSCLAALLPHNARNTESLLAGLVALIGTVQVALLYPQIAHGGVIREEFFWLPTLGLNFVLRMDGFAWLFSMLVLGIGTLVSLYARYYMSPDDPVPRFFAFFLAFMGAMLGLVISGNLIQIVFFWELTSLFSFLLIGYWHHRADARRGAYMALMVTGAGGLCLLAGVMLLGHVVGSYDLDKVLAAGELIRAHALYPILLPLILIGALSKSAQFPFHFWLPHAMAAPTPVSAYLHSATMVKAGVFLLARLWPSLSGSEEWFYIVSGAGACTLLLGAYCAMFQNDLKGLLAYSTISHLGLITLLLGLNSPLAAVAAVFHILNHATFKASLFMAAGIIDHESGTRDIRKLSGLVKLIPFTATLAMVASASMAGVPLLNGFLSKEMFFAETVFINATAWIEMTLPIVATIAGTFSVAYSLRFTVDVFFGPTATDLPHTPHEPPRWMRAPVELLVLTCLVVGIFPAQVVGSLLAAAALPVVGGTLPEYSLAIWHGWNAPMIMSLIAMSGGIVLYLLLRNQLKQGRFTHPPVISRFNGKRLFERSLVVMMRLARRLERRISTRRLQTQLFLVVLAAVLAGVIPMLHSSLSWGDRAKIPGSIVFVILWLLAIACALGAAWQAKYHRLAALTMVSVCGLMTCVTFVWFSAPDLALTQLVVEVVTMVLILLGLRWLPRRIEEVSPLPSSLRKARVRRVRDLLLSTAVGGGMALLSYAMLTRQTPNDISSFYLSRALPEGGGSNVVNVMLVDFRGFDTLGEITVLVAVALAVFALLRRFRPPKESLQLPAQQRLLAPDVVTDLVNPRHASDTALGFMMVPAVLVRLLLPIALVISFYLFLRGHNQPGGGFVAGLVMSVAFILQYMVAGTQWVEAQMSLRPLRWMGTGLLFATVTGLGAMAVGYPFLTTHTWHFELPLLGDIHIASALFFDIGVYAVVVGSTLLILTALAHQSVRGHKTSAQIRPAAKAVVTQGAI; translated from the coding sequence ATGTCCCTGATAGTTCTACTGCTTCTGCCTTTTATCGGCAGCTGTCTGGCAGCCTTGCTGCCGCACAACGCGCGTAATACCGAATCGCTGTTGGCTGGCCTGGTTGCCTTGATCGGCACCGTCCAGGTCGCCCTCTTGTACCCGCAAATCGCCCATGGCGGCGTGATCCGTGAAGAGTTCTTCTGGCTCCCCACCCTGGGCCTGAACTTCGTGCTGCGCATGGACGGTTTCGCCTGGTTGTTCTCGATGCTGGTACTGGGCATCGGCACGCTGGTTTCGTTGTACGCCCGTTATTACATGTCACCGGACGATCCGGTGCCGCGTTTCTTCGCGTTTTTTCTGGCGTTCATGGGCGCCATGCTGGGGCTGGTGATCTCCGGCAACCTGATCCAGATCGTGTTTTTCTGGGAGCTGACCAGCCTCTTCTCGTTCCTGTTGATTGGCTACTGGCACCACCGCGCCGATGCGCGACGGGGTGCTTATATGGCACTGATGGTCACCGGCGCGGGCGGTTTGTGTTTGCTGGCGGGGGTCATGCTGCTCGGCCATGTGGTCGGCAGCTATGACCTGGACAAGGTCCTGGCCGCCGGCGAGCTGATTCGCGCGCATGCCCTCTACCCTATTCTGCTGCCCCTGATCCTGATCGGCGCCCTGAGCAAAAGTGCGCAATTTCCCTTCCACTTCTGGTTGCCCCACGCGATGGCGGCACCGACCCCGGTCTCGGCGTATCTGCACTCGGCGACCATGGTCAAGGCCGGGGTGTTCCTGCTCGCGCGCCTGTGGCCGTCGCTGTCCGGCAGTGAAGAATGGTTCTACATCGTCAGCGGGGCCGGCGCCTGCACCCTGTTGCTCGGCGCTTACTGCGCGATGTTCCAGAACGACCTCAAGGGCCTGCTGGCCTACTCGACCATCAGCCACCTGGGCCTGATCACCCTGCTGCTGGGCCTGAACAGTCCGTTGGCCGCCGTGGCCGCGGTGTTCCACATTCTCAACCACGCCACGTTCAAGGCCTCGCTGTTCATGGCCGCCGGGATCATCGACCACGAAAGCGGCACCCGGGACATTCGCAAGCTCAGCGGCCTGGTCAAACTGATCCCGTTCACCGCCACCCTGGCCATGGTCGCCAGCGCCTCCATGGCCGGCGTGCCGCTGCTCAACGGCTTCCTGTCGAAAGAGATGTTCTTCGCCGAAACCGTGTTCATCAACGCCACGGCCTGGATCGAGATGACCCTGCCGATCGTCGCGACCATCGCCGGGACGTTCAGCGTCGCTTACTCCCTGCGCTTCACCGTCGACGTGTTCTTCGGCCCGACCGCCACCGATCTGCCGCACACCCCGCACGAACCGCCGCGCTGGATGCGCGCGCCGGTGGAGTTGCTGGTGCTCACCTGTCTGGTGGTGGGGATTTTCCCCGCTCAAGTGGTCGGCTCGCTGCTCGCCGCCGCCGCATTGCCGGTGGTGGGCGGCACGCTGCCCGAGTACAGCCTGGCGATCTGGCACGGCTGGAACGCACCGATGATCATGAGCCTGATCGCCATGTCCGGCGGCATCGTGCTTTATCTGTTGCTGCGCAATCAACTCAAGCAAGGACGCTTCACGCACCCGCCGGTGATCAGCCGTTTCAATGGCAAGCGGCTGTTCGAGCGCAGCCTGGTGGTCATGATGCGTCTGGCCCGACGACTGGAGCGGCGGATCAGCACCCGGCGCCTGCAAACCCAACTGTTTCTGGTGGTGCTCGCCGCCGTACTGGCCGGGGTGATCCCGATGCTGCACAGCAGCCTGAGCTGGGGTGACCGGGCGAAAATTCCGGGCTCGATCGTGTTCGTGATCCTCTGGCTGCTGGCGATTGCCTGTGCACTCGGAGCGGCGTGGCAAGCCAAGTATCACCGGCTAGCGGCCCTGACCATGGTCAGTGTCTGCGGCCTGATGACCTGCGTGACCTTCGTCTGGTTCTCGGCGCCGGACCTGGCCCTGACGCAACTGGTGGTCGAAGTGGTGACCATGGTGCTGATCCTGCTCGGCCTGCGCTGGTTGCCGCGACGGATCGAAGAGGTGTCACCGTTGCCGAGCAGCCTGCGCAAGGCGCGGGTACGGCGGGTTCGCGACTTGCTGCTATCGACAGCGGTCGGTGGCGGCATGGCGCTGTTGTCCTACGCGATGCTGACCCGCCAGACGCCCAACGACATTTCTTCGTTCTACCTCAGTCGCGCCCTGCCCGAAGGCGGCGGCAGCAACGTGGTCAACGTGATGCTGGTGGATTTCCGTGGCTTCGACACCCTCGGCGAAATCACCGTGCTGGTGGCCGTGGCCCTGGCGGTGTTCGCCCTGCTGCGACGCTTCCGCCCTCCGAAAGAAAGCCTGCAACTGCCGGCCCAACAGCGTCTGCTGGCGCCCGATGTGGTCACCGATCTGGTCAACCCGCGTCACGCCAGCGACACCGCGCTCGGTTTCATGATGGTGCCGGCGGTGCTGGTGCGCCTGCTGTTGCCGATCGCCCTGGTGATCTCCTTCTATCTGTTCCTGCGCGGGCACAACCAACCGGGTGGCGGTTTCGTCGCCGGACTGGTGATGTCGGTGGCGTTCATCCTGCAGTACATGGTCGCCGGCACCCAGTGGGTCGAGGCGCAAATGAGCTTGCGGCCGCTGCGCTGGATGGGCACCGGGCTGTTGTTCGCCACCGTTACCGGGCTCGGGGCGATGGCGGTCGGGTATCCGTTCCTGACCACCCACACCTGGCATTTCGAGCTGCCGCTGCTGGGTGACATTCATATCGCCAGCGCGCTGTTCTTCGATATTGGCGTGTACGCCGTGGTGGTCGGTTCGACGCTGTTGATCCTCACCGCCCTCGCCCACCAATCGGTACGCGGTCATAAAACCAGCGCGCAAATCAGGCCCGCGGCCAAAGCCGTTGTCACCCAAGGAGCCATCTGA
- a CDS encoding DMT family transporter, which translates to MHYIAHWVALRSILPNFGRIVRLPQMARKVMTSMNASHTSPRFSRFSKAECVLVLITMVWGGTFLLVQHAMTVSGPMFFVGLRFAAAASLVALFSWRHLRELTLFELKAGAFIGVAIMLGYGLQTVGLQSIPSSQSAFITALYVPFVPLLQWLVLGRRPGLMPSIGIMLAFTGLMLLSGPSGASLNFSPGEIATLISAVAIAAEIILISTYAGQVDVRRVTVVQLAVTSVLSFLMVVPTQEVIPDFSWLLLCSALGLGAASAAIQVAMNWAQKSVSPTRATLIYAGEPVWAGIAGRLAGERLPAIALVGAGLIVAAVIVSELKTKGKVVPEIEEDSVQETEH; encoded by the coding sequence GTGCACTATATTGCTCACTGGGTGGCGTTGCGCAGTATACTGCCCAACTTCGGGCGCATTGTGCGTCTCCCTCAGATGGCGCGCAAGGTCATGACGTCAATGAACGCTTCTCATACTTCCCCCCGTTTCTCCCGGTTCAGCAAGGCCGAGTGCGTGCTGGTGCTGATTACCATGGTCTGGGGCGGGACCTTTTTGCTGGTGCAGCATGCGATGACCGTCAGCGGGCCAATGTTCTTCGTCGGCCTGCGTTTTGCCGCGGCGGCGAGCCTTGTTGCGCTGTTCTCCTGGCGCCATCTGCGCGAACTGACCCTGTTCGAACTCAAGGCCGGGGCGTTTATCGGCGTGGCGATCATGCTTGGTTACGGCTTGCAGACCGTGGGTTTGCAGAGCATTCCCAGCAGTCAGTCGGCGTTTATTACCGCGCTGTATGTGCCGTTCGTACCATTGCTGCAATGGCTGGTGCTGGGGCGTCGTCCGGGGTTGATGCCGAGCATCGGGATCATGCTGGCCTTTACCGGGTTGATGTTGCTGTCGGGGCCTTCCGGCGCGTCGCTCAATTTCAGCCCCGGTGAAATCGCTACATTGATCAGCGCCGTGGCGATTGCCGCGGAAATCATTCTGATCAGCACCTATGCCGGCCAGGTCGACGTGCGCCGGGTGACGGTGGTGCAATTGGCGGTGACGTCGGTGCTGTCGTTCCTGATGGTGGTGCCGACCCAGGAAGTGATTCCCGACTTCTCGTGGTTGCTGTTGTGCAGCGCTTTGGGGTTAGGCGCGGCGAGTGCGGCGATTCAGGTGGCGATGAACTGGGCACAGAAGAGTGTTTCGCCGACCCGGGCGACGTTGATCTATGCCGGGGAGCCGGTGTGGGCCGGGATTGCCGGGCGGCTCGCCGGGGAACGCTTGCCGGCGATTGCGCTGGTTGGGGCGGGGTTGATTGTGGCGGCGGTGATTGTCAGTGAGTTGAAGACCAAGGGGAAAGTTGTTCCCGAGATCGAAGAAGATTCGGTACAGGAAACCGAACACTGA
- a CDS encoding helix-turn-helix domain-containing protein, giving the protein MHKDSTQRASVLQHVSLNVRRLRHAADMSQSALAEKSGVSRRMLVAIEAGEKNVSLTTLDRVAEALDVAFSDLIQAPDARDPSRINELAWAGTIPGSKAVLLAKATATREVELWEWRLEPGEHYPSEPDAEGYSEQLYVFEGCLTLMLGGQPQKIAAGEFFMFASHQPHSYRNDGDVAARFVRNVVI; this is encoded by the coding sequence GTGCACAAAGATTCCACCCAACGGGCTTCGGTCCTCCAGCACGTCAGCCTGAACGTGCGACGTCTGCGCCACGCCGCCGACATGAGCCAGAGCGCCCTGGCCGAAAAGTCCGGGGTCAGCCGCCGGATGCTGGTGGCCATCGAGGCCGGCGAGAAGAACGTCAGCCTGACCACCCTCGACCGCGTGGCCGAAGCGCTGGACGTGGCCTTCAGCGACCTGATCCAGGCCCCCGACGCTCGCGACCCGAGCCGCATCAACGAACTGGCCTGGGCCGGTACGATCCCGGGCAGTAAAGCGGTGCTGCTGGCCAAAGCCACCGCCACCCGCGAAGTAGAACTCTGGGAATGGCGCCTGGAACCGGGCGAGCATTACCCCTCGGAGCCGGATGCCGAAGGCTACAGCGAACAGCTTTATGTGTTCGAAGGTTGCCTGACCCTGATGCTTGGCGGTCAGCCGCAGAAAATTGCGGCTGGCGAGTTCTTTATGTTTGCCAGTCATCAACCGCATTCTTATCGCAATGATGGGGACGTGGCGGCGCGGTTTGTGCGTAATGTGGTGATTTGA